A single window of Mycolicibacterium madagascariense DNA harbors:
- a CDS encoding GlxA family transcriptional regulator: MKPSDVDIAPHTVVVLLYDGVQMLDVTGPIDAFASANASGADYRITHASLTGADVVASSGARHGADAAVADLPEHVGTLLVPGSPNWQAAIGDADLVDAIRTLAQRSSRTVSICAGAFPLAATGLLDGRRVATHWKLARQLAARFPDVVVDSASLFVTDGPFTTSAGVTAGIDLTLSLIEHDHGSALALDVARDLVVFMARPGDQSQFSVRLDALPTTHSVVRGVMDAITADPGRHLTLTGLAAEAGVSARHLSRLFLTETGHTPQHFIDRTRLEAACARLTGGSATLDQIAEQTGLGSSESLRRLFQRELGITPGAYRHRFKTVTPATG, from the coding sequence GTGAAACCCTCAGATGTGGACATCGCACCGCATACCGTCGTCGTGCTGCTCTACGACGGCGTTCAGATGCTCGACGTCACCGGTCCGATCGACGCGTTCGCCTCCGCGAACGCCTCCGGTGCGGACTACCGCATCACCCATGCGTCGCTGACCGGCGCCGACGTGGTGGCCAGCTCGGGTGCCCGCCACGGAGCCGACGCCGCCGTCGCCGATCTGCCCGAGCACGTCGGCACGCTGCTGGTGCCCGGGTCCCCGAACTGGCAGGCCGCCATCGGCGACGCCGACCTCGTCGACGCGATCCGCACGCTCGCCCAGCGCAGCAGCCGCACGGTGTCGATCTGCGCGGGCGCCTTCCCGCTGGCGGCGACGGGGCTGCTCGACGGCCGCCGGGTGGCCACGCACTGGAAGCTGGCGCGCCAGCTCGCCGCACGCTTCCCCGACGTCGTGGTCGACTCGGCGTCGCTGTTCGTCACCGACGGCCCCTTCACGACGTCGGCGGGGGTGACCGCGGGCATCGACCTGACGCTGTCGCTCATCGAGCACGACCACGGGTCGGCGCTGGCACTCGACGTCGCGCGCGACCTCGTCGTCTTCATGGCGCGGCCGGGCGATCAGTCACAGTTCAGCGTGCGACTCGACGCGCTGCCGACCACCCACTCGGTCGTACGCGGCGTCATGGACGCCATCACCGCCGACCCCGGTCGCCACCTCACCCTGACCGGCCTGGCCGCCGAGGCCGGTGTCAGCGCGCGGCACCTGTCGCGGCTGTTCCTCACCGAAACCGGCCATACGCCACAACATTTCATCGACCGCACCCGCCTGGAAGCCGCCTGCGCCAGGCTGACCGGAGGCTCCGCGACGCTCGATCAGATCGCCGAGCAGACGGGCCTCGGCTCGAGTGAATCCCTGCGGCGGCTGTTCCAACGCGAACTCGGCATCACGCCCGGCGCCTACCGACACCGGTTCAAGACGGTCACGCCTGCAACGGGGTGA
- a CDS encoding NmrA family NAD(P)-binding protein, which produces MSDGSKPTVLVIGAGGHGGTGARVVEQLLAHDRDVRLFLRSRGAHVDRLVEQGVQVVIGDLMDRRTLVEAVRGVDAVYFAYPIAAGAVPAAANLASALRSEGVSPHLVVMSMGPSAAGSPSALGRAQWVAEEIFTWAGFEPTILRVAALFYENVLVLHGHEIRQTGRFANSFGTGPAPWISGRDAADLAVAALVDPDRFADAKVSYPPGSTLLSHVEVAEVISAETGRAVEFEPVSQRDWQARLEATANDSPGVVNTAMAQHISAVGAMAASRAGAAIMPNPQWLEGIIGHPPVSFADFVREHREEFTPLQA; this is translated from the coding sequence ATGTCCGACGGCTCGAAGCCCACCGTTCTGGTGATCGGCGCGGGAGGCCACGGCGGGACCGGTGCCCGCGTCGTCGAGCAGCTCTTGGCGCACGACCGCGACGTCCGCCTGTTCCTCAGGTCCCGCGGCGCCCACGTCGACCGGCTCGTCGAGCAGGGCGTGCAGGTGGTGATCGGCGATCTGATGGACCGCCGGACGCTGGTCGAGGCGGTCCGTGGCGTCGACGCCGTGTACTTCGCCTATCCGATCGCCGCGGGAGCGGTCCCGGCGGCGGCGAACTTGGCGTCTGCGTTGCGCTCCGAGGGGGTCTCGCCGCACCTCGTGGTGATGTCGATGGGCCCCAGCGCCGCCGGGAGCCCCAGCGCACTGGGACGCGCCCAGTGGGTCGCCGAAGAGATATTCACCTGGGCCGGTTTCGAACCCACCATCCTGCGGGTGGCGGCGCTGTTCTATGAGAACGTCCTCGTCCTGCATGGGCACGAGATCCGGCAGACGGGACGCTTCGCCAACAGCTTCGGCACGGGCCCGGCGCCATGGATCAGTGGCCGCGATGCCGCCGACCTCGCGGTCGCGGCACTGGTGGACCCCGATCGTTTCGCCGACGCCAAGGTCAGCTATCCGCCGGGCTCGACGCTGCTGAGCCACGTGGAGGTCGCCGAGGTGATCAGCGCCGAGACGGGCCGGGCGGTCGAGTTCGAACCCGTCTCGCAACGGGATTGGCAGGCTCGACTCGAAGCCACGGCAAACGACTCACCCGGAGTGGTCAATACTGCCATGGCGCAACATATCTCGGCCGTCGGCGCCATGGCCGCCTCGCGTGCCGGTGCGGCGATCATGCCGAATCCCCAATGGCTGGAGGGAATCATCGGCCACCCACCGGTGTCGTTCGCCGACTTCGTCCGCGAGCACCGCGAGGAGTTCACCCCGTTGCAGGCGTGA
- a CDS encoding helix-turn-helix domain-containing protein, translating to MRSQEDFDEVQRLIAAGMNDCQIARVTGIPRPTVREWRSRPPSRRPRPSRSSRCGFVHDFAALGAAEYSYLLGLYLGDGCLSRDRRVWRLRIVLDAKYPAIIDRCRQAIDAVMPGQRASATKQSSNCFEVGLYSKHWPCLLPQHGPGRKHHRRIVLEPWQQKLVDQATEEFVCGLIHSDGCRVIANDRGVESIRYHFSNRSEDIIGLFTTALDSLGIPWTRSTKYIVSVYRKAATARLDKFIGPKSVAVPWTNVHYTA from the coding sequence GTGCGCTCACAGGAGGACTTCGACGAGGTTCAGCGACTGATCGCTGCCGGCATGAATGACTGCCAAATTGCGCGCGTGACCGGCATACCCAGACCCACCGTGCGTGAGTGGCGCAGCAGACCACCCAGTCGCCGTCCCCGCCCGAGCCGATCGTCTAGGTGCGGATTCGTTCACGATTTTGCGGCCCTGGGGGCGGCGGAATACTCCTACCTTCTCGGTCTCTATCTCGGCGATGGATGTCTCTCGCGCGATCGTCGCGTCTGGCGCCTACGAATCGTGCTGGACGCCAAATACCCGGCAATCATCGATCGCTGCCGCCAAGCGATCGACGCTGTCATGCCCGGCCAGCGTGCATCCGCCACGAAACAGTCCTCCAACTGCTTCGAGGTCGGTCTCTATTCGAAGCACTGGCCCTGCCTCCTCCCCCAGCACGGCCCCGGCCGAAAACACCACAGACGCATCGTCCTAGAGCCCTGGCAGCAGAAGCTCGTCGACCAGGCTACGGAGGAGTTCGTCTGCGGCCTGATCCACAGCGACGGCTGCCGCGTCATCGCTAACGACCGCGGCGTGGAGAGCATCCGCTACCACTTCTCCAACCGGTCGGAGGACATCATCGGGCTGTTCACCACCGCTCTCGACAGCCTGGGCATCCCGTGGACCCGGTCGACGAAGTACATCGTCTCCGTCTATCGAAAGGCCGCCACCGCGCGCCTGGACAAGTTCATCGGACCCAAGTCCGTCGCGGTACCGTGGACGAATGTCCACTACACGGCGTAG
- a CDS encoding DUF3817 domain-containing protein, whose product MSSPDHEAPAAAPRATPVESIRKALFAYRLLAWTTGIWLIALCYEVVLKYVVQVENPPSWIGVVHGWVYFVYLLSAANLATKVRWPIAKTIGVLLAGTIPLLGVIVEHFQTKQIKAAYGI is encoded by the coding sequence ATGAGCAGTCCCGACCACGAGGCACCCGCCGCCGCGCCACGGGCCACCCCCGTGGAGTCGATTCGCAAGGCTCTCTTCGCCTATCGGCTGCTGGCGTGGACGACGGGCATCTGGCTGATCGCGCTCTGCTACGAGGTGGTGCTGAAGTACGTCGTGCAGGTCGAGAATCCGCCGAGCTGGATCGGCGTCGTCCACGGCTGGGTGTACTTCGTCTACCTGCTGTCGGCGGCGAACCTGGCGACCAAGGTGCGCTGGCCGATCGCCAAGACCATCGGCGTCTTGCTGGCGGGCACCATTCCATTGCTGGGCGTCATCGTCGAGCACTTCCAGACCAAGCAGATCAAGGCCGCCTACGGCATTTAG